A section of the Phaseolus vulgaris cultivar G19833 chromosome 8, P. vulgaris v2.0, whole genome shotgun sequence genome encodes:
- the LOC137824897 gene encoding uncharacterized protein: MRSKRQGPVAPNGGEGLTLQQVMETMQALQEEVVVSRANQERIQDDLAASRATIEALRLSNEELRRDLQNQADTREEGDREPATPPREFLPFSQEIMDVVIPATFVGPKVTITGTEDPEAHLTTFHTQMMLVGGSDAVRCKLFMSTLVGTTMDWFISLPDGHYNGESLKEFLHRFGAQVVRLNLKDETMMVHAFRKGIVAGPFSESLIRNHPKTFAEIRRRAVAHIAAEGEVNEKHTCVVPTHPRASCRPQPLRVHEATIKKNTLAKQQPYQPRKPQIRERERENVPPRHDFVVELKDLIAIPNIAERLKEKQGVEDVAVRRGGQRHEVPVHGEIHTIAGGFSGGGCIASQRKRYARVVMSVEAQRPNDAFDLDLVFTKADLQDVVPHDNDPVVISVVTAGRKVHRVLVDQGSLADVMF, from the exons ATGAGGAGTAAGAGGCAAGGACCTGTTGCACCAAACGGGGGTGAAGGCCTCACCCTGCAACAGGTTATGGAGACGATGCAGGCCCTTCAAGAAGAGGTGGTTGTGTCAAGAGCAAACCAAGAACGCATCCAGGATGATTTGGCGGCGTCGCGGGCAACGATTGAAGCACTACGCCTTTCGAATGAAGAATTGCGCAGGGATCTGCAAAACCAGGCAGACACACGTGAGGAAGGAGACCGAGAACCTGCGACGCCACCTAGGGAGTTTCTGCCGTTCTCGCAGGAAATCATGGACGTCGTGATACCGGCCACGTTCGTAGGGCCCAAAGTTACCATCACTGGTACAGAGGACCCGGAGGCCCATCTCACGACTTTCCACACGCAAATGATGTTGGTTGGGGGTTCCGACGCGGTGAGATGCAAattgttcatgagcactctggTGGGAACAacgatggattggttcatcagcctccctgatggccac TATAATGGGGAGTCCTTAAAAGAGTTCCTTCACCGTTTCGGAGCACAGGTGGTGAGGTTGAACCTCAAGGACGAAACGATGATGGTGCATGCGTTCAGAAAGGGCATTGTGGCAGGCCCCTTTAGTGAATCGCTTATCAGAAACCATCCTAAAACCTTCGCCGAGATAAGGCGCCGCGCGGTGGCTCATATTGCGGCAGAAGGGGAAGTTAATGAGAAGCACACGTGCGTGGTTCCCACACACCCGCGTGCATCATGTCGACCTCAACCTctaagggtgcatgaggcaacgATAAAGAAGAACACCCTCGCAAAGCAGCAACCTTATCAACCAAGGAAGCCTCAAATCAGGGAGCGTGAGAGGGAGAACGTGCCACCAAGGCACGACTTCGTGGTAGAGCTAAAGGATCTCATCGCTATCCCCAACATAGCAGAGAGGCTGAAG GAAAAGCAGGGTGTCGAGGACGTGGCGGTGAGAAGGGGTGGCCAGAGGCATGAAGTCCCCGTGCATGGTGAGATTCACACCATCGCGGGAGGTTTCTCGGGAGGAGGTTGCATCGCTTCTCAACGGAAGAGGTACGCACGGGTGGTGATGTCGGTAGAAGCACAAAGGCCCAACGATGCTTTCGATCtcgaccttgtcttcaccaaggccgacctcCAAGACGTTGTtccccatgacaacgacccgGTGGTGATCTCAGTAGTAACCgcgggaaggaaggtgcaccgtgTACTAGTGGATCAAGGAAGCTTGGCAGACGTAATGTTCTAG